The following coding sequences are from one Hymenobacter sp. DG25A window:
- a CDS encoding M23 family metallopeptidase: MKYWLVPLLLVVLMLADPTATQAQRRKPAPTKAKGSSSGNRKDFFRFKSPVIKYVRPDTTVLIKTEDLPDDDSEAAKSIYFNPAKKLSIVSEDTSSLNEGGQHIVEVSEQVLIDSSWIKVAGYYAIWDTHNINPYRVDGRRLKDTLNLRLIDPPRQRYAKMPLLTTPLTSDFGFRGSRWHYGVDLDLETGDSVKAAFDGVVRISKWDGSGYGNYLLVRHYNGIETLYGHLQKALVAPGTFVKAGQLIGKGGSTGRSTGSHLHFEVRYEGNPIDPERMYDFPDYKLRGDNFQVTSALFNYYSRALRARSSSHRSGAPSAARRVVTHRIRSGDTLSEIAQKYGVSVSQIKRLNKGTSTLKLGRTLRIK; this comes from the coding sequence GTGAAATACTGGCTGGTGCCGCTGCTTTTAGTGGTGCTCATGCTAGCTGATCCTACTGCCACGCAGGCCCAACGCCGCAAGCCAGCCCCCACCAAGGCCAAAGGCAGCTCCAGCGGAAACCGGAAGGACTTTTTTCGGTTTAAATCGCCAGTTATCAAATATGTGCGGCCCGATACCACCGTGCTGATTAAGACGGAGGATTTGCCCGACGACGACTCGGAAGCCGCAAAATCCATCTACTTCAACCCGGCTAAGAAGCTTTCCATCGTGAGTGAGGATACGTCTTCGCTTAATGAAGGCGGGCAGCACATTGTGGAGGTTTCGGAGCAGGTGCTGATTGATAGCTCCTGGATTAAGGTGGCCGGGTATTATGCTATCTGGGACACGCACAACATCAACCCTTACCGGGTAGATGGCCGCCGCCTCAAAGACACGCTCAACCTGCGCCTGATTGACCCGCCCCGGCAGCGCTACGCTAAAATGCCCCTGCTGACCACTCCGCTCACCTCCGACTTCGGCTTCCGGGGTTCCCGCTGGCACTATGGCGTGGATCTGGACCTGGAAACCGGCGACTCCGTGAAAGCGGCTTTTGATGGAGTGGTGCGCATTTCCAAGTGGGATGGTTCCGGCTATGGCAACTATCTGCTGGTGCGCCACTACAACGGCATAGAAACGCTGTACGGCCATTTGCAAAAGGCGCTGGTAGCGCCGGGTACCTTTGTAAAAGCCGGCCAACTGATTGGTAAAGGGGGCAGCACCGGCCGCAGCACCGGCTCGCACCTGCACTTTGAAGTGCGCTACGAGGGCAACCCCATTGATCCGGAGCGCATGTACGACTTCCCGGACTACAAGCTGCGCGGCGACAACTTCCAGGTTACCTCAGCGCTTTTTAACTACTACAGCCGGGCCCTGCGGGCCCGCTCATCGTCGCACCGCTCGGGTGCGCCGTCGGCCGCCCGGCGGGTAGTAACGCACCGCATCCGCTCCGGCGATACGCTGTCGGAAATTGCCCAGAAATACGGCGTATCCGTCAGTCAGATCAAGCGCCTCAACAAAGGCACCTCCACGCTGAAGCTGGGCCGTACGCTGCGCATTAAGTAA
- the pnp gene encoding polyribonucleotide nucleotidyltransferase has product MPNYNAVTKHITLPDGRQISIETGKLAKFADGAVVVRLGDAMLLATVVSQPSQREGVDFLPLSVDYQEKFGGAGNIPGSFQRREGRLSDQEILVCRLVDRILRPMFPKDYHYEVQVMITLISADKTVQPDALAALAASAALSISDIPFAGPISEVRVARIDGKLQINPLTADIARADMDLIVGATADSVAMVEGEMDEVSEEEMVEAIAYAHEAIKEQVRVQQELAAAVEKSHVKREYPKYDENEDLKQRIHEGVYQHAYKIAQSGNTSKAGRKEAFGEVKKSLSEKILEDQPELDMKMFGRYYSSAEKKAIRDMMIKERTRLDGRALTEIRPIWSEVNYLPGAHGSALFTRGETQSLTTVALGTKLDEQIIDTAMTSGYSKFMLHYNFPAFSTGEVKPNRGPGRREIGHGNLAMRSLKKVLPSDDENPYTIRIVSDILESNGSSSMATVCAGSMALMDAGIKVRAAVSGIAMGLVQDKETGEYAVLSDILGDEDHLGDMDFKVTGTEKGIVACQMDIKIQGLSSEIMTAALHQAREGRLHILREMAKTISEPAAELKPHTPRSHKMLIDKEYIGAVIGPGGKVIQQIQKDTNATVIIEEKDEKGHVSIYASNQEDMQAAIDRIRAIAATPEVGETYKGKVRSIQPYGAFVEIMPGKDGLLHISEVAHERLATLEGVLEVGQEIDVKLLDIDKKTGKYRLSRKVLLPKPEKAAASNGEEQPS; this is encoded by the coding sequence ATGCCCAACTACAACGCGGTTACCAAACACATTACCCTGCCCGATGGTCGGCAGATTTCCATTGAAACCGGCAAGCTGGCCAAATTCGCTGATGGCGCCGTAGTGGTGCGCCTGGGCGATGCCATGCTGCTGGCTACGGTTGTTTCCCAGCCCAGCCAGCGCGAAGGCGTGGATTTCCTGCCCCTGTCGGTAGACTATCAGGAGAAATTCGGCGGTGCCGGCAACATTCCCGGCTCATTCCAGCGTCGCGAAGGCCGCCTGTCGGACCAGGAAATCCTGGTTTGCCGCCTTGTAGACCGCATCCTGCGCCCCATGTTCCCCAAGGACTATCACTACGAGGTGCAGGTGATGATTACGCTGATTTCAGCCGATAAAACCGTGCAGCCGGATGCTCTGGCTGCCCTGGCTGCTTCCGCTGCCCTGTCGATTTCCGATATTCCCTTCGCTGGTCCGATTTCGGAAGTACGCGTAGCCCGTATCGACGGCAAGCTGCAGATCAACCCCCTCACCGCCGACATTGCCCGCGCCGACATGGACCTGATTGTAGGTGCTACCGCCGACTCAGTGGCCATGGTGGAAGGTGAAATGGACGAAGTGAGCGAAGAGGAAATGGTAGAAGCCATTGCCTACGCCCACGAAGCCATTAAAGAGCAGGTACGGGTGCAGCAGGAGCTGGCCGCCGCCGTGGAGAAATCCCACGTGAAGCGCGAGTATCCGAAGTACGATGAGAACGAAGACCTGAAGCAGCGCATTCACGAAGGTGTGTACCAGCACGCCTACAAAATCGCGCAGTCGGGCAACACCAGCAAAGCCGGCCGCAAGGAGGCTTTTGGTGAGGTGAAGAAGTCCTTGAGCGAGAAAATCCTCGAAGATCAGCCGGAGCTGGACATGAAGATGTTCGGCCGCTACTACTCTTCAGCAGAGAAGAAAGCCATCCGCGACATGATGATTAAGGAGCGCACCCGCCTTGATGGCCGCGCTCTGACCGAAATTCGCCCCATCTGGAGCGAGGTGAACTACCTGCCCGGTGCCCACGGCTCGGCCCTGTTCACCCGCGGCGAAACCCAGTCGCTGACCACGGTTGCCCTCGGCACCAAGCTCGATGAGCAGATCATCGATACGGCCATGACTTCGGGTTACAGCAAGTTCATGTTGCACTACAACTTCCCCGCTTTCTCTACGGGTGAAGTGAAGCCTAACCGCGGCCCCGGCCGCCGGGAAATTGGCCACGGCAACCTGGCTATGCGCTCCTTGAAGAAGGTTTTGCCTTCCGATGACGAGAATCCATACACCATCCGTATCGTGTCGGACATCCTGGAGTCGAACGGCTCTTCGTCGATGGCTACCGTATGTGCTGGCTCGATGGCCCTGATGGATGCGGGCATTAAAGTGCGCGCCGCCGTTTCGGGTATTGCCATGGGCCTGGTGCAGGACAAAGAAACCGGCGAATACGCCGTGCTTTCCGACATCCTGGGCGATGAGGACCACCTCGGCGACATGGACTTTAAAGTAACCGGCACCGAGAAAGGTATCGTGGCTTGCCAGATGGACATCAAAATCCAGGGCCTGAGCAGCGAAATCATGACGGCTGCCTTGCACCAGGCCCGCGAAGGCCGCCTACACATTCTGCGTGAGATGGCTAAGACCATTTCGGAGCCCGCAGCTGAGCTGAAGCCTCATACGCCTCGCTCGCACAAGATGCTCATCGATAAAGAGTATATCGGTGCGGTTATCGGACCCGGCGGTAAAGTCATTCAGCAGATCCAGAAGGACACCAACGCTACAGTTATCATTGAGGAGAAGGACGAGAAAGGCCACGTAAGCATCTACGCTTCCAACCAGGAAGACATGCAGGCGGCTATTGACCGGATCCGGGCTATTGCGGCTACGCCGGAAGTAGGCGAAACCTACAAAGGTAAAGTTCGCAGCATCCAGCCATACGGTGCTTTCGTAGAAATCATGCCAGGTAAGGATGGTCTGCTGCACATTTCGGAAGTAGCCCACGAGCGTCTGGCTACGCTGGAAGGCGTACTGGAAGTAGGGCAGGAAATTGATGTGAAACTGCTCGATATCGACAAGAAGACCGGTAAGTACCGCTTGTCGCGCAAGGTATTGCTGCCAAAGCCTGAAAAGGCCGCCGCCAGCAATGGGGAGGAGCAGCCAAGCTAG
- a CDS encoding RNA polymerase sigma factor RpoD/SigA produces MRQLKISKQITNRESQSLDKYLQEIGKVDLLTPDEEVTLAQRIKEGDQQALEKLTKANLRFVVSVAKQYQNQGLSLGDLINEGNLGLIKAAKRFDETRGFKFISYAVWWIRQSILQALAEQSRIVRLPLNRVGSLNKISKSFSELEQKFEREPSPEEIAEVLELTTSEVVDTLKISGRHVSVDAPFVQGEENRLLDVLENEDEESPDMGLMNDSLRKEVQRALSTLTKREADVITLYFGLNGEHSLTLEEIGEKFNLTRERVRQIKEKAIRRLRHTSRSKALKPYLG; encoded by the coding sequence ATGAGACAGTTAAAAATCAGCAAGCAGATAACCAACCGCGAAAGCCAGTCGCTGGATAAATACCTCCAGGAGATTGGTAAAGTGGATCTGCTCACTCCCGATGAGGAGGTGACGCTGGCGCAACGCATTAAAGAAGGCGACCAGCAAGCGCTGGAAAAGCTGACCAAGGCCAACCTCCGCTTCGTGGTGTCGGTGGCCAAGCAGTACCAGAACCAGGGTCTTTCGCTGGGCGACCTGATCAACGAGGGTAACCTTGGTCTGATTAAAGCGGCCAAGCGTTTCGATGAAACCCGTGGCTTTAAGTTTATCTCCTACGCCGTATGGTGGATTCGTCAGTCGATTCTGCAGGCTTTGGCCGAGCAGTCGCGCATTGTGCGTCTGCCGCTGAACCGCGTAGGCTCGTTGAATAAAATCAGCAAGTCCTTCTCCGAGCTGGAGCAGAAATTTGAGCGGGAGCCCTCGCCCGAAGAAATTGCCGAAGTTCTGGAGCTCACTACCTCTGAGGTAGTGGACACCCTGAAAATCTCGGGCCGCCACGTATCCGTGGATGCCCCGTTTGTGCAGGGCGAAGAAAACCGCCTGCTGGACGTGCTCGAGAATGAGGACGAGGAAAGCCCGGACATGGGCCTGATGAACGACTCGCTCCGCAAGGAAGTGCAGCGCGCCCTGAGCACGCTCACCAAGCGCGAAGCCGATGTTATCACGCTGTATTTTGGCCTGAACGGGGAGCACTCCCTCACGCTGGAAGAAATCGGCGAGAAGTTCAACCTCACCCGGGAGCGGGTTCGCCAGATCAAGGAAAAAGCCATCCGCCGCCTGCGTCATACCTCGCGCAGCAAAGCGCTAAAGCCTTACCTGGGGTAA
- the rpsO gene encoding 30S ribosomal protein S15: MKLTTEVKQAIFEKNSLQKVATDTGSAEAQIALFTHRITHLTEHLKVNKKDFSTRLGLLKLVGKRRRMLDYLQHREINRYRAIIKELGIRK, from the coding sequence ATGAAACTTACTACCGAAGTAAAACAGGCCATCTTTGAAAAGAACAGCCTGCAAAAAGTAGCCACCGATACCGGTTCTGCTGAAGCCCAGATTGCGCTGTTCACGCACCGCATTACCCACCTGACCGAGCACCTGAAGGTGAACAAGAAGGACTTCTCGACCCGCCTGGGTCTGCTGAAGCTGGTTGGTAAGCGTCGTCGCATGCTGGATTATCTGCAGCACCGCGAAATCAACCGCTACCGCGCTATCATTAAGGAGCTGGGTATCCGCAAGTAA
- a CDS encoding LptF/LptG family permease — translation MKKLDKLILQAFVGPFVLTFAVVEFILLTQYMLKYLDDIIGKDLGAGVLLQLLFYFSVLIVPISLPLAVLLSSLMTYGNLGEHQELTAIKTSGISLTRILRPVFLVSLVLAGLAFWFNNNIVPTANLKAFSLLWDVRQQKLALDIREGIFYNGIPGYTIKVDKKEGENGDLLKGVIIYDHTRNNGSAAVILADSGRMFTRYGGQYLSLELFRGTMYLEQPEARGQNETGFARQAFDKNTITFSLASFSLDRTKEELFSENKMMKNIPQLHAYTDSLHDQLNTQRTRLGRELSVYYTYLRFDTVGQKTRQRVRKWKPIPQSFLAPITDLTVGSATDRARNVRSFAASSAESLTNLQRDTNNYRIEIYRKYTQSIAVLIMFLIGAPLGAIIKKGGLGVPVLISILFFIVYYVLSIIGEKYGREDVLPVGAGMWMANAILLPIGLFFLYQARHDSGLLDVEFWRRLPAKIRWPFRGYKKAL, via the coding sequence ATGAAGAAACTGGATAAACTGATTTTACAGGCTTTTGTGGGGCCTTTTGTGCTCACCTTCGCCGTGGTAGAATTTATCCTGCTCACGCAATACATGCTGAAGTATCTGGATGATATCATCGGCAAGGACCTGGGTGCGGGCGTTCTTCTGCAGCTGTTATTTTATTTCAGCGTGCTGATTGTGCCAATTTCCCTGCCGCTGGCGGTGCTACTGTCGTCGCTGATGACCTATGGCAACCTGGGCGAGCACCAAGAGCTTACGGCCATTAAAACGTCCGGCATTTCACTCACCCGCATTCTGCGGCCCGTATTTCTGGTAAGCCTGGTGCTGGCCGGGCTGGCTTTCTGGTTCAATAACAATATTGTGCCCACCGCCAATCTGAAGGCCTTTAGCCTGCTCTGGGACGTGCGCCAGCAAAAATTGGCCCTGGATATCCGGGAAGGTATTTTCTACAATGGCATTCCGGGCTACACCATCAAAGTAGACAAAAAAGAAGGGGAGAATGGCGACCTGCTGAAAGGGGTCATCATTTATGATCATACCCGCAATAATGGTAGCGCGGCCGTGATTCTGGCCGATTCTGGCCGCATGTTTACCCGCTACGGCGGGCAATATCTCAGCCTGGAGCTTTTCCGGGGTACCATGTATCTGGAGCAGCCCGAAGCCCGGGGCCAGAACGAAACCGGCTTTGCCCGCCAGGCTTTTGACAAGAATACCATCACGTTTTCGCTGGCCTCCTTCTCCCTGGACCGCACCAAGGAAGAGCTGTTTTCGGAAAACAAGATGATGAAGAACATTCCGCAACTGCACGCCTACACCGATTCGCTGCACGACCAGCTGAATACGCAGCGCACGCGGCTGGGCCGGGAGCTGAGCGTGTACTACACCTACCTGCGCTTTGATACCGTGGGGCAGAAAACCCGGCAGCGGGTACGGAAGTGGAAGCCCATTCCCCAATCCTTTTTGGCCCCAATTACTGATTTGACGGTAGGCAGCGCCACCGACCGGGCCCGCAACGTACGCTCCTTTGCCGCCAGCTCCGCCGAAAGCCTCACCAATCTGCAGCGCGACACGAACAACTACCGGATTGAGATTTACCGGAAATACACCCAGTCTATTGCCGTGCTCATTATGTTTCTGATTGGCGCTCCGCTGGGTGCAATTATCAAGAAAGGCGGCCTGGGTGTGCCGGTGCTTATCTCCATCCTATTCTTCATTGTGTACTACGTGCTGTCCATTATAGGCGAGAAGTACGGACGGGAGGATGTGCTGCCGGTAGGGGCGGGGATGTGGATGGCCAATGCCATTCTGCTGCCCATCGGCCTGTTTTTCCTCTACCAGGCCCGCCACGACTCCGGCCTGCTGGACGTAGAGTTCTGGCGCCGGCTGCCGGCCAAAATCCGCTGGCCTTTTCGTGGGTACAAGAAAGCGCTGTAA
- the trxB gene encoding thioredoxin-disulfide reductase encodes MENTTPEHVKCLIIGSGPAGYTAAIYAARANMAPVMYQGLQPGGQLTITNDVENFPGYPDGVMGPEMMEDLKKQAARFGTDIRYGLATAVDFSGHPHKVTIDESKEITADAVIIATGASAKWLGLESEARLNGSGVSACAVCDGFFYRGLDVAIVGAGDTAAEEATYLANLCNKVYMLVRKGEMRASKIMQKRVADNPKIEVLYNTSTDEILGEQAVEGVRVKNVLTHETRVLDVKGFFVAIGHDPNSKIFQPYLHHDEMGYLKTIPGTAKTNVDGVFACGDVQDFTYRQAVTAAGSGCMAALDAERYLAALGVH; translated from the coding sequence ATGGAGAATACTACCCCGGAACACGTAAAGTGTCTGATTATTGGCTCCGGCCCGGCCGGCTATACGGCTGCTATTTATGCTGCCCGCGCCAACATGGCGCCCGTTATGTACCAGGGCCTGCAGCCTGGTGGCCAGCTGACTATTACCAATGATGTAGAGAATTTCCCCGGCTACCCTGATGGTGTGATGGGCCCGGAGATGATGGAAGACCTGAAAAAACAGGCTGCCCGCTTTGGTACCGACATCCGCTATGGTCTGGCTACTGCCGTTGACTTCTCCGGGCACCCGCACAAGGTAACCATTGACGAAAGCAAGGAAATTACTGCGGATGCCGTCATCATTGCTACCGGGGCTTCGGCCAAATGGCTGGGTCTGGAGTCGGAAGCGCGCCTGAATGGCTCGGGTGTATCGGCCTGTGCCGTGTGTGATGGTTTCTTCTACCGTGGCCTAGACGTGGCTATTGTAGGCGCCGGTGACACGGCCGCGGAGGAAGCCACTTACCTGGCTAACCTTTGCAACAAGGTGTATATGCTGGTGCGGAAAGGGGAGATGCGCGCTTCTAAAATCATGCAGAAGCGGGTAGCTGACAACCCCAAAATTGAGGTGCTATACAACACCTCTACCGATGAAATTCTGGGCGAGCAGGCCGTAGAAGGCGTGCGCGTGAAAAATGTGCTGACCCACGAAACCCGCGTGCTGGATGTAAAAGGCTTCTTTGTGGCCATTGGCCACGATCCTAACTCCAAAATATTCCAGCCCTACCTGCACCACGACGAAATGGGCTACCTGAAAACTATTCCGGGTACCGCCAAAACCAACGTGGACGGCGTGTTTGCCTGCGGCGACGTGCAGGATTTTACCTACCGGCAGGCCGTAACGGCGGCCGGCTCCGGCTGCATGGCCGCGCTGGATGCAGAGCGGTATCTGGCCGCCCTGGGCGTACACTAG
- a CDS encoding START-like domain-containing protein, protein MPLSATRSKHRFTVEYPINASPKILYPYLASATGLSQWFCQRVRTIDNHQFIFTWDNQDHFAEMNSHRTNRSVRFVFLDKNHRHMPDANYLDFSIESSELTQEVFLRVVDYSEETDEIELHEMWETLMQNLRQQVGG, encoded by the coding sequence ATGCCGCTCTCCGCTACTCGCTCCAAGCACCGTTTCACGGTAGAATATCCCATTAATGCCTCGCCTAAGATCCTCTATCCTTACTTAGCCTCCGCTACGGGGCTTAGTCAGTGGTTCTGCCAGCGCGTCCGCACCATTGATAATCATCAGTTCATTTTCACTTGGGACAACCAGGACCACTTTGCGGAAATGAACTCGCACCGGACCAACCGCTCGGTGCGGTTTGTGTTCCTGGATAAAAACCACCGCCACATGCCGGATGCTAACTATCTGGACTTCTCCATTGAGTCATCGGAACTGACTCAGGAAGTGTTCCTGCGGGTGGTAGACTACTCCGAAGAAACCGACGAGATTGAGCTGCACGAAATGTGGGAAACCCTCATGCAGAACCTGCGCCAACAAGTAGGCGGCTAG